The sequence AGCTGCGTGTGCAGGAAGAGACGGCCTGGGATCCTCCCGAGGCACTCGGCGACGTGGACCGGTGTTGGACGCTTGACGCAGCACCCTCCGGTCAGGGTGGCAGGGCAAGCAGTGTTGCTGAGGGAGACTGGGGAAGTAGCGATGGTTGGATGCCTGAGAACATTGTGCAAGAGGGATCATCAGGTGAAGGTGTGTGTGAAACATTTGCGCTTCATGCATCAGAGTGCAGTGTGCTGCGCAGCGAGGAACATTGTCGTGCAGAACAGGATGGTGTAACAACATTATACAGCGGTGACGGTGACGTTTCTGTTCGTTGTGATATTTCCAGtgataaaaatattcttaaacagTGCCCTGACAATACTTGTGACCAAGGTCTAACAGATGTCTCGAAAGACTGTGATGCTTGTGGTGACAGTTGTGATAGTGCAGTCACGGTGCTGAAGAATGGCCACGTGGCAACCGACGAAACGAGCGTGGACGACAGCGCGCCGGTCATCGAGAGCGGCAGCATCTCGGTCACGCAAGTCTCCGACGTGATCCAAACTGCGGCGGACCTTTCGGGCGGTTACGGGTCGGGCAAGAGTTGCTCGAAGAGGAGCGAGCACGCCGAGCGGGAGTGTGGATTGCCCTGCGCCCAGGGCAAGAGACCGAGTCGCAGCCTGGATGCGGCCTTGGAGGAAGGCTCGACCGTCGACAGCTGCAGCCTGGAGGAGCAGAACGACAGGGCGGCGGACAGCGGCTACCCCAACTCGACGGACATGGACCTGGACCTGACGCCGGAGCAGGTGGACGAGATCTCGACGGAGAACGACGTCCAGCTGACGGGGAACTCCAGCCTGGACGAGGACTCGGAGTACGAGGGGTCGGCATCGGGCAGCGAGGGGGAGGGGGCTCCGGTGCTGCACCTGCCGGGGGAAGTGCTGCTGGACGCGGGGCCCGGGGGCATGGAGAACGGGGACGTGGCCAACAACAACCAGGACGAGGAAGGCAACCACGCGGAGGCTGCAGCCCCTCGCGAGGGAGACGTGGCGgtcgcggacctcgccgcgatgCTGGACCTGGAGAACGAGAACGACCCGGTGGAGGACGAGCCCTTCCCTGACTGGCTGCTGCGTCTCCTGGGCGTGGCCGGGGCGCCCGCGGAGCCGTGGTCCGAGGACGAGGACAGCAGCAGCGTGAGCATGCACGACCCGGAGCCCGGCCCCAGCTCGGCCGGCCTGCCGGGAGCCGCGGCCGACACGGCTCCGTAACGAGACTGGTGGCACGTTCGCACTTTATCTTGCCTTTTCACCACTTGAACAGTTACCATTCATTtgagttcctttaaaaaaaaaatttcttcatatcATTGCTAAGTGAATCTGTTAGTGGTtctagctagttttttttttgacagtggtGCTACTGatatatgtaatttttcacaATGATTACactcaaaacaaaataatttcatagtgtatataataataattttttattttaaagtcgagagtatttttatttctctgaaAAAGAAAACTAATTAGTAGGTCTTCAGACATGCCTATAGCCTGTCAAGGATTTTATCGTACTACTTGAATTTTTGGTCCCTAGGTGCGCAGTTTCCCATTGGTCGTACACATCTTTGTGTCCTGGACTTGTTTTTGATGAGTGTGATTTTTGGTTTGTTTGTGATTCTAGTATGATGGTGTGGACGTTATCAAAGCGGTGGATTGTTACATTAGTTAGATAGGGGATGTTGAAAAGCACCATTTATTTTACTTCGTGTTGTGtgaaaagttattaaatattcaTTCTAGTTATTTTGAGGATGCAACCTAAATACATATTATATAcccataaaacattttttttgtgggaaTGTTTTGGAAGTAATTTTAACAGCACTTTAGGAAGAACATTTTTGACAAGTTACCCTTAAAAGCTGTGaaagtttaataattttattattaaaataattataatttttgacagTTTTTATGCAGTATGAAAATAAATGCCTTATTTTAGATGTTACATCACTGAAATTTTCAATTATAGTTTTGAGATGTATGACTAATGCTATAGCTATAGGATATTTCTTTGTGTGCCAGAGAGACCCTATTTTAACTAATCTTGTCTCCCACTTGCATTATATGCTGACTAATCAGCATTGTGGTACAGTCATGTGTATTATTCGGGTTTCAAgagaaatttgaaataaatttttctaatGTGTAAGGTTGCTTGACTATTAATTGATAAGTCATAAGAGCCAATTTAAACTCAGATACCATTAaatcttaattattttaaaaattttatatctaaGGTAGAAGTTTTGAAGATTAATATGTTAGGAAGAGAAATTCAGTAATTCAAACTTTAGCACCTAATCTGGCAAGGACTACATTATTTATCTCTACAGGAGTTATTAAAGAAAAGTTTTTATCTGCTGCAATGATTATTTTGGCTTTGTATTTGCACCATGGATGGGTACAGAATCATTCTATAAGATAAATTTTATAAAGAAACTGGGTTTTTAACTTGACTAAGAAGTAGTCCCAATCTTCGTTATACATCAATAGCAAGACTtgtaatttcaataaaaatataggTACCAGCAAATAGCTAAATCATTTCACAATAAggaaaatattatgttaaataaaaaatttaagaaggATCATAGTAATGCTAATGACATTAATGTAATTTTCGGTTTAACCAAATTAACAACTAGTTTCACAGGGAGTTGCACTGAACATCACATAAATCTTAGTAAACCTTTTGACAATACAACTTATGATTCCTAATGATACTATCATCCAAATTCAAGTTTGATATTCTCAATCCTTTATTGTGAATAGATATTAACTAGTGCACAAGTACTAGGAATGCAAGTTATTTCATTGAGTCAAGAAGGAATACATTGATGTGTCTAGTCTATAGATAAAAGCAATATTGAGTACTCTCAGCTAAACAGGGTGATGAAGATAAATTGATAGTTGCAAATAAATGTAGCACAAGTAAAGTAGAGAAACAATACTTGGACAAAATTAAGTAAGGCAAGAGGAAAGTAGATTAAATTATCAGACAAATCTAAAGTCTTAAGCAGGATATCTACAGTCTGGGTGCTATTTTTCTAAACACAACACAAACAATTAAACAATTTCACTATTCTACATCAAACCATTGTAGCATCAGTTAAAACCTAGTGGTACTTTTGTTGAAATCCTCTCTAACAAGAATGTTAAGTCATTTGGACAATGAAAAGATCCTTTGAAGCTCGTTTCTGTCTGCAATGTCTGGTAAACTGCAGCCATCGCTGGTAGCTTTGTTGTCTTCAGCCTTGAACTGAAGCAATGCTATGATTCGTATGTCACTTCAAACAACTAGATACAGCTTACAAACTGGTCGTTGAACTAAATGTTTCTGTATTGTGGATTTTTGATATAATTGTTca comes from Bacillus rossius redtenbacheri isolate Brsri chromosome 4 unlocalized genomic scaffold, Brsri_v3 Brsri_v3_scf4_2, whole genome shotgun sequence and encodes:
- the LOC134541951 gene encoding uncharacterized protein LOC134541951; translation: MIILIHYVYLIARCLKEYVMKSYRKKRVDQNNSLEQNVIVSSDVICDDLGIRFIPPVYVQRYLAVCKILEEDRWCGSIKKVIDFGCAELGFFPYLKNVAGVEEMLEVDVDRELLRHYKCRAAPLTSDYLKKRHDPLAVHVLVGSVAEQDSRLRGSDAVVCIELIEHLYPDTLEALPYTVFEYIRPRVAIFTTPNSEFNVLLPNLQGFRHDDHKFEWTREQFACWAHNLTTRFPRYSVSFVGIAPGPEGSVRYGCCSQMAVFVRDSSDLPQGVEIVDPNIKDENVYELLETYLYPFEVDTRTVEEKIRDETIYYISSYGSSHMYDTENDEAHIPLDMLMPLVKKWCSSIDKLREVLENSCWQVVQSRGKLCVVYTHRRWSNWLDSDDQDAEEEVAMASACEQLTPEPELRVQEETAWDPPEALGDVDRCWTLDAAPSGQGGRASSVAEGDWGSSDGWMPENIVQEGSSGEGVCETFALHASECSVLRSEEHCRAEQDGVTTLYSGDGDVSVRCDISSDKNILKQCPDNTCDQGLTDVSKDCDACGDSCDSAVTVLKNGHVATDETSVDDSAPVIESGSISVTQVSDVIQTAADLSGGYGSGKSCSKRSEHAERECGLPCAQGKRPSRSLDAALEEGSTVDSCSLEEQNDRAADSGYPNSTDMDLDLTPEQVDEISTENDVQLTGNSSLDEDSEYEGSASGSEGEGAPVLHLPGEVLLDAGPGGMENGDVANNNQDEEGNHAEAAAPREGDVAVADLAAMLDLENENDPVEDEPFPDWLLRLLGVAGAPAEPWSEDEDSSSVSMHDPEPGPSSAGLPGAAADTAP